The Esox lucius isolate fEsoLuc1 chromosome 20, fEsoLuc1.pri, whole genome shotgun sequence region TAAAAGCAGCATTGCGGTCACACCACAAATGAGGAACTCTGAATGTCCCTTATTTTGTTTACCATTGGACATTTAGTGTTTTTAggatttaaaacatgtttacaatGTCAACAATGTATTTGGGagtgttttatgtatatataaaattatattttgttttatttatttgttatgaGTCAGACGAGGGGTCTGACTGTTTAAAAGAAATTGAAAATGGAAGGGGATGTTTGTATTGTACAATTGTGGTGTCTCTTCAAATGAAAATACTTAAAGTGACCCCATGCTGGCTATTCTACCTGTTGTTCTTAATATAGCTATTAGCCTACATTGAGATATTTAGTCCCATGAGAGCACTGGTAATCATGGGTGATCGAATCAGGGTGATCCAATCCAATGTGGCTTTGAAAAACCAACACAAAAGTAAGATGGATTACCTGATCGTGGATAGCAAAACATGGGATTTACAAATCCAGATCAATCTTTTGAACAACTGGGCCCTGATTACACtgaggaaaataaacaaaaaaacttaGCAGTGATAAACAATAGGGGAAATACCGATATTACACAAGGTGACAAACTCAAAGTCAGATTGTTTTCTGTAGTTAGTTGAATGATGTCCACCTATATGCAATTAAGGTGTCCCACATGATTTCAGATTAAATAAAGTTGTCTCTAAGAGATCCCACAGAATgttcctaacaaaaactacatcatgaagacaaaggaacattctGTGGAATTTTGGAAttaggttcttcaaaagcatcAATCAGGAGTATCCTCCACTGTGAAAGTGTATAGAACAGGCCATCATCAAAAAACTGAGTATCGAGAAGGGCACTGGTCAGGCAGGCCACCAGGAGGCAACGATAAAGGAGTTGCAGTCTTCCATGGCTGAGCTAGGAGACAATGTGCATACTACAGCAGTATGCACCACAGAAGTAAATACCACTTTTCAAAAGtggtatttattttctttgaaaaaacacacaaagtctCAGCTAGAATTTGGCAGAAGACATGTTAGAGACTATGAGACCAAGTGAAAGAGGAtgctatggtctgatgagacccaAAAAATGCCTTTTGTCCTTAACTATAAGCACTGTGTTTGGCGCAAGCCTGACAAGttcaacatttctgttcacCAACTTGACCTCCTTTCAACTTGATGGAATTGATGCCAAAGGTGCCACTACCAAATATAAAAAccagaaaataattgtaaagggtgtgaatacttttatGGCAACAATGATttgctgttttatatttgtaactaatttgtagattttatcTTTCACTTCCACTTTACAGattattttgtgttgatcagtgacaaaaacgtgtaattaaatacattttgatttcatttttgtaATGCAATGCAATTTGCTATAAGTTTACTTGCTATAAGTTTACATAATTCTCCATTTAATCAAATAATTAATCGAAAGTGGTCAAAACCATTGTGTAACATTCTAAAAAcctgtgtaatgtttttttaattgaacaCCAGGTCTTGGTGGCCCATCATAAGAGCCACGGATGTAGTTCGATCTGTTCCAACGTTGGTCGGTCTGCTGCCTTGGGGCTCAGACACCAGCGAATCAGGTGACGGCACTCTGGTAGACAGGAAGtaaaaataggtacatgattaGAGGTCAACTCCATGAGGAGGTTACGTTGTCTCCCTGTTATGGCAGCTACATCACCTATTTCATCCAATTCTCCTTCAATCATCATTCCATCTCTTACCGGGCGACTGTCCCTTAGTGAATCGCACGCGACCCTTGATGATCTCTCGGATGGTGCTGAATGGCACAAAGCCACATATCATGTTATAGAGGGTGATGCCCACAGTCCAAACAGTGGCTGGCCCTGCCAGGTACTGTTTCTGTAAGAACCACTCTGGAGGAGAGTACTCCAATGTGCCTGAGAGGGGGATGGACAGATATAGGACATGTATAATTCTGCCACCATGTTGAGAGTATTCAGAGGGCTTACCATAAACCTGCATGGTGAAATCCATTGGATTACGTCTCACTGTTTCCAAACTAAATAAGCAATTCTGAGGGCTTTTAGTCTTTCAACCAAGCCCTTCCCTCCCTTACATTCTCCTAGGTCTCTAACCTGCAAAGTCTTTGTAGGCTGTGTTCTTCAGCAGGTCACCACAGCCAAAGTCAAAGAGCTTGATGTGGTGTGAGTCGGTCTGAATAAGTAGGTTTTCTGGCTTGACGTCGCGGTGCAGGACGCCACATTCTTTGCAGTGGTTTAGTGCCCTTAGCAACTGCACCACGACCTTGCGAGCCAAATCCTCACTTATGGTGCCCCCTCTGTCTTGGCAGAAGGCACTGAGGTCCTGGCAAGGCTCTGGGCATTCCAGCACCATGATGTAGCGCGATGGCTGGTCAAACCACTCCAGCATCTGCATGATGTTGGGGCATTGTGGCTCCATGTTCACCTGCTTCATCAATGCCACCTCCACGGGCAGGGCTCCTCCTAGCCCAGGCTAAAGAAGTGGAAAGTGTACTTTTTTTTGTAAGTATCAATGTACAGGCTAGCATCAGTAAGACATAGTTAGCTGATGAAATAGCCACTAAACTAAAACTATCTAGTAAAGTATGCTATAACTCACAATGTCCAGCTCCTCCTCAGCTTCAGCCTTGGACACATACTTTATGGCTACCTGTAGGTTAAGACTCACAATAGTTAAACTACAGCTGTCACAGCTTTTgtaagaataataaaaaatgagaAAGGACAGTAGATATGTCAGGCATGAAGAATCCTTTCAGAAAGAAATTACAAGGTGAAGGTATGTGATGGGTAGTAAATTACAGCAGTTACAGTACTATAATCAGTCTGTACTGGGCAGTTAGCCTAGTCCCATTACAGCTGCATAGCAGAAGACCtacacacattaacatttcCCTTTTAATGACTCAGTCATTCATCTTGATCTCACAAAATGACTGGAATTTGATAAGTGGTTGGCGGACTTCTATTGAAAGCTTGGTGAGACTGTGTCACTACTGTCCTACTGTTTGGGAAGGAGAGCGGCTGAATCGGAAGGATGAAgcaagagaggggagaggaaagCAATTGTATTGACTGACAGtccaaaaaatacattctttctCAAATGATTTATCACATCAGTCTAATTTGAGTTATAGCTGAAAACTTTAACCCTGGATTTATTACAATGACATTTCACAGAGACATTGGGTTGCTGTGTCACAGTACAAAATCATATGAACCACTAAATCCAAAGGAATGTTCAGTTTCCATTCTGTCTCCAACAATACATCTCAGAATACCAGTGCAACAGTATAAGGCCGTCCAGAGTTTAGTCATGCCCTCTGGTGGCCTAGAGAAGGTGAGAGCGTTGATACATGGACAAATGTTATGTGAGTTTAGGGGAGGTATCAAAGCAGCCTCTTGGATGTAAATGCATTGGGATTTCTAAATAAGCTACAGtagtttcataaaaaaataaaaatatgaatagtGCAACTGCCCTGCAGAGACAGATAATTTAAAGCTACAGCAATCCATGAGACCAAAACCTCAAAACATGAGAATAAAAGAACCCGCCAAGGCAGCTGTCTATGATCAGCTCCAAGTAGTGAGTCTGTACGTGTGTTAGCTTGAGACAGGACCAGTAGAAACTTGTATCGGGTGCCACCCGGTTCCTGCTTTGGACAGTGTTCCAGAAAAGCAATATAAGAATTTAGTTGAAGCAGAAACCGACCAGACATCCAGGCTAGCTTTAGAGTTTGTATGACCCCCCAAAAAAGAATATGTCTTGCGTTCACACAAGCAGATCCATTCTGATTTATATTTTCACTAAGTGGCATTTTGAGCGTGTGctctataaaataaatatcttaTTTGAAATATCTGTGACAGAAGTGATCAGGAAGTGAAAAGAAGGTCCAAATGAGactgcctgtgtaaacacagCCTATTAGTGTATACAAGCATATATTTTCAAAGGATATCTAGTTATCTGTTGTCTTACTGGCATGCCATCAGATTTGCGGGTTCCTGCATATACAGAGCCATAGCCACCTTTCCCCAGCAACGTGCCCTTTACATACAGTTTTTCCAGCCtggctgaaagaaaacaaagctATTAAAATGAACTCCCTCATCATGATGAGACCAGACATTGTTCTTGAATCTGAGTGGTGTTCACCTTTACGCTTGCGTTTAGTGGCTTTAGGGCAGGAAGTGGAGAGGTATCCATGATCTTGAGAGAGACCCGTCTGTTCTTGCCCCCCCAAGCACTGTGGCCGGGCGCCTTGGTTTTGGTTCAGGGGTGGACAATGGCCTACAGGCTCCATCCAACCACCCCTGCCTAGTCCCCAGGGCCTGGAGGGCATAGCGTTGCATCCCTGGCTAACATTCCCAGGACAACAGCACAGGATCTTTGTTGCAGGGAGGGTCGGCAAAGCAAGACGCTCCCGGGACGTATTTGGCTCATTAGACCCATTACATTCTGAGCCAGGGGCAGCAGTTTTACCCTTGTGGGACCAGGACCTTTTCCTCTTTCGGCCGCCATCTCCATTCAGAACGCAACCCTGATCAGAGGTGTTTGGTGCTACAGGGAAGATAGAGAATTGGGACAACCAGTGTTAATGTTAAACTTCTTATAAACAGACACTTAAGTACTTAGGTCACTATGTTGgtcatgaaaacaataacatgtactgttcaaaagtttggagtcactttGAAATGaccttgttttaaaaatgttgaatgccttctaggcagagttgcaaagaaaaagtaatATCTCatactggccaataaaaagaaaaggttacaATGGGCAAAAAACCACTAGgacataacagaatggcacaatcataaaacaaaacatggcaacaaagaaatgttttttactgacccctgtttttaatactgtgtagtgtcccctttagcatcaattacAGCGTGCAGTctattgtaatagttgtctatgaggcctcgaattcttgcaggtggtatagctgcccatttgtcttggcaaatggtcatgcaaagtctttggttgtcttgcatgaaccgcacgtttaagatctccccagagtggcttgttgatattaaggtcaagagactgtgatggtcactccagaaccttcacgtttttctgctgtaaccactggagggtcaacttggccttgtgtttagggtcgttgtcgtgctggaaagtccaagaacgtcccatgcacagctttcgtgcagaagaatgcaaattgtctgccagtgaTTTCTGATTACACGCTGCATTCATctttgccatacattttcacaagattccctgtgcctttagagctcacacaccctgaaaacatcagtgagcctccaccatgcttcacagtggggatggttttctgttcactataggccttgttgacccttctccaaacatcgcttatagttgtgaccataaagctctattttggttttgttctccaaattacagtgtgccagaagctgtgaggcgtgtcaaggtgttatcggccatattgtaaccaggcttttttgtggcattggcacagtaaaggcttctttctgttaactcttttctttgtatcccgaacaataaCTTCTGgcgattttggctgaaatctttcttggtctacctgaccctGGCTTGGAATCAAGAGATCTCCGAATTTTCCTcttcttaaaaataaatgtgaacggtactgactggcatttgcaaggctttggatatctttaaatatccttttccatctttataaagttctgtTACCTTGTTACCCTGGTCTTTTTACAGTTAtattctgctccccatggctcagtatttagcctgctcagtgcatgcacatgagagctaacaaactcattgaccaTTTATGCAGTCACTAATTTcagtttaaaaagccacaggtgtgggaaattcagctttaattgccattttcactggtgtgtgtcaccttgtgtgtctataacaaagccaaacattcaaaggtatgtaaacttttgatcagggccatttgggtgatttctgttatcattatgatttcaaacggagccaaacaactatgtggtaataaatggcttcatatgatcactatccttaaataaaatttaaaaaatttgCATGataatattttcaaatttaccgccaaaatttcacaatttctgtcagggtatgcaaacttttgaacacagCTGTAACATAGAGCTAATCTCTATTAACACAATACAGTTGAAGTTCTCGAGTCTAGTGTTAATTCAATTACGCCGACTAATAAGAGAACTCCATTTTCATACTGATATTTTGCAACCTTGGCTGTAATTCTGAATCTATATGATTATGTATAAAAATATGGAACTTATCATTTTAGTCAAAACCCCCTtattaataacacactaatTTCAGATGGCTCATAAAATGTGGGCTTTGTCATATGTATGTCAATGcaccaaaatcatgttttcaatGATGTTTCTCATAAAAGACAAACCATATAAAATTCTGACAGATAAAAAACGtattggattttctttttttaaatatgcaaacTTTTTTGTTTAAGCACACATTTATCAAATAGCTTAGCTAAAATTATTTCTACTTGAGACTAGGCCTatgctgtttgttttatttcataattttttttacctggaGAGGGAATTTCCTGAGAGCTACGGGTAATCATGGTTGAAATGTATCCTCTTTCATCAGCCAGGATTCTACTGGCTGAGATGGATCAAGCCAGATATTTGCTCTAATAGCTTGTCACATGAATTTAAATTCACATTGACATATTATTCCGTGGGTATTGTGATGTAATAAAGGGGTACATTAGTTGCActtgttttgtctttatttacataatttagcAAACGCTCGTATCCAAAACCTTACAGTTTTAAATGCatacatatttgttttgagTTTTTCGTATAAGAGCACTTGCTTTACAAATTGAGTGGCATtcgattacattttattttcgtTGAGACGACCTTGTGGCTCAGTTAGCAATCTCTCAAGCTGAAGGGTCAGTATGTAGGCTTGGTTTATGCCAGGTCGTGAAATGCACGTGTAAAGGGGTACATTTTAGCCTGTCTAATTATGACCGTCAGTTATACAACTACTCTTTTATTCACATAAGGTAACTGGGACAATGAGGTTGATTATGCCCTGTTGGCAAAATATCATTTTTCGGCACTGTTGTACGATTGAACGATTCGTTTGAacgattcttttttttttttttatgttaacgAATCTTTTCAGTGAACTGGTTGTATTGAATCACTGCTCTAGAAGATTTATTCAACCAGTGAATCACTTTTGCGCATAGAATCACAGAGCTTTAGAACGCTGTGAGATCGGAATGGAAACTCTTACATCACCAATGCTTAACACTTGTCAGATGTCACAATCCATTGAATAGCTataatttcaaaaataataGTGGAAGCCAACATGGGCGAGGCTAGCCCCTTTTTAGGGGTGCTTCAGCACCCCTAAAAAGGAGCTCAGCACCCCTAAAACTTGGAGTAAGAAATTGTGTTATTCTAACATTTTTGTTCGTCTTTGACAAggttaaataatgtccaaaacataCTCCGTAGTTTGTGGTTTAAAATTGTATGTGTTaaggatgaaaatgaaaacatccccccTTAGCAAATGGTgtcatcctcttctcttcttctaCTTCTCCTCTGTACCTGCACCGCTCAGCACGACCGTCATCCAGCGCGAAACACGCAGAGAACCCGTTATGTCGTGTTGTGAATCAACTAAGTTGCTCCAAAGCTGTGTCTCACACTTCTTTCCTTTTACCTAGAGTTGTTCCGATTCCGAAACCATATCGGTGAGTACTGGAGTCAGTATCCTGAATCACGGAACACCtataataagtgtttattttcgGACTATTTTAGTCCAGCGGGTCGCATCCGCTGTGAAGTAGCACAGGACCTTGTCCATAGTCATAAACGGAGAGAAGTAGCGCCGGTTACAATGTTCTTCCGCAAGACGCATGCAGTTCTGTTTATTAACTGCTAGAGCGTGaaactgtggctttttaaatgaattgttatTCATTCCTAGATTTAtatctgttatttttcagttgtggcTGACTATCAAACTAGAcaataaaataaagtttaatgtttttctattgctgtatttattcattcctCACACACAGAGGATTTAACCTGAACCAGGCTTTTCTCCTGAACTTTAACTCCTGACCATTTGATGTCattgattgtgtttattttttacaggtTCACTTTGATTTTGATGTTTTTGATGAATGTACAATATGCAGCTCTTTATCAAATGGATTCTAGATCTATACCTGTTACCAATGATGGTCAGTCCGGGTTCAGGATGGCCcctcctgtggccgtatttgtcattgtgttctgcattcactcatggtgtcactttccattgacttcaTGAAGTGAAatcaggggggatgtatgatatgtttattgattatgattggaaagagttgagcttagggctcagagcaaatcaaattggtacttatAAAGACTTACATGAGTTACATGAAGAAAATAATGGTGGAAAAGCATTGATGTAACCATTTGGGATTTGGcaaagcaaagtcaagtctgatcagacaacggAATCTCACTCCGCTGCCATGTGCTATCTGGCATAAAaatagcacattgaatgaaacatcaaccaagccgaTTCTGGATGGAAATGGATATTTGACATAGActattatggaaacttgtctgaatagggtgtatgctTCATTCTagtgatggaacttctgagatccacaagttttctaGACTGATCTattttcttcattgttgggagttgatggaacaatacccagtggatgaaagttcGATGTAATTTTGAAGCACGATAATCAACGTTTTGCAGTTATACGTTCAACAGAtcgggacatcacaaccccttttctgatgatacatcacgtcactgactggatacagacaactgagtgtggtcagatcacttggcttctcACTCCctttctagatgaatcatcgacagcgagatAAGAGGAGAATCcccctgagtcctgaaggactccacatactacaggtcagagtaccactggccagttgactggacaggtcacatggtcccaacactgaagacactgttgtggtgttaatcttgaattagcgaggtgttggaaactcactactcCACACACCTACAGTGACTtgtaggacaaccaggcaattttctGGGTCCACATCACTCTGACTGCAGTAACTGACATTGGAACTTGACATCATtgatgcaagacagagaaggctgaagactagaactacaggacatttgatgggAATCTAGGgtcattcctaacaatcaatagttttcctaaaCTGACTGGCATTTTGATCTCTTATGTATGTTAATTCCTCACAAGGCAGGTAGAGGACTACATATGATCAATACCCAAACATTGGTCATGAAtacttgttttcttttgtgaagttgcttaatAATCATAATTAcaactatcctgatatgtttaatagtgacatattccttttcaaagcTAGAAACTGTTactagtacattcattggagttgatTGTTGTGTTACGTTTAGGGTATGTTGGGTCGTTATTATGATGTTGCTGCTTgactcatgatatggacaaggggggactttgattgtttaaagggtttattgggaattaattatgcatttttttgtggctagatggaagccgCTCCTGAGTAAGGGCCGATTTAAGGCATACGGGCCGCCAGTGGTCGTGAAGGTCTCATACGGTGGAGGTCCACTGGTCCGGCGCATCCGCTGCCTTTTTCAATGAATAGCGTCTGGGCGTTGTTGACGGAAAGCATCTCGGGAAGGCAGTGCGGCTGTTTGAGCTGTTCCGGCGCAAGTCTTTCATAAACAAGAGAGGGTCTTCCTTGTTGGTCCATCGTCGTACTGCAGCggcatatattttttgctcCATGTGAAACGTTCTGCTACCAACAGGAGGAAAAGCTAATTATAGCGGATAAACAAAATTACACATAACAATTGACATTCAATTAACAACTATACTAGTTGTGCACTTGCAAAGCCAGCCAGTCAATCTAGTACAAACTACAGTATTATAAACCCACTCTCCTCCTTTTGCATCCATAAAATATACGCTAACACCCACCTGATAAGCACATAACTGCACCAATGTTTTATGTCCCCGTAGGTTTGCAGAGTGCAAAGTTAAATTGTATAATTACGGGAGATCcgattataatatatttttcattttttcctctCATATATTGGTCAATGAATGAGGGTTTGATTGCTTGACAAGATGAACGCTGTTCATTGGTCGATATGGGCGGCGGGAACTCAAAAgttcaacaacattttactttGGGCGCCTCCACCCACGAGCAGCTCGGAAAACTGGTTGCGGTTTGCCGCTCATTTACCTTTGCATTCAGGCCAAAAAGATTGACAAATATTATTCCTCATTCTCTGAGTCTATCAGGCAGCATGTCATAAGCTTGGTTTATGCTTCTGCGGGTCTGCGTTGTTAATGGCCTGTGCGGGTGTACGGAGACTCATTGTTGTGTAGATAGCCATTACACTTCTTAGCACTAGGCTGTGTTGCACAAAATGTTGGTTTGCAGAGCCGGAAAGCTTCACAGAAGAAGTAACTATatagttggtaaacaatatatTAGGTTGCTAACTAGGTAGATCGGGGAAGACGGTTTCTGGGATGGCGCGGTTGAGAGAACAAGTAAATTTaaatgaggaggaggaagaaggaaagCGAGAAGACGCTTGGCACCTGGTTTATTCGCTTGTAGAGCAGGAAAACTTCCTACAATAAGTATCTGTATAGTTGGTAAGCAAGCTGGaatacagtgtgcttgttcagcagatgcGTAAGATGTACGAAAaggtgtatttaaaatgttttagcatGTCGGCTAATCGTTTCAACGATCTTCTGCATCACTTGGAAGGCTTTATTACACATCAAGTCACCCACTTCACGCAAAC contains the following coding sequences:
- the LOC105019275 gene encoding serine/threonine-protein kinase pim-1-like yields the protein MPSRPWGLGRGGWMEPVGHCPPLNQNQGARPQCLGGQEQTGLSQDHGYLSTSCPKATKRKRKARLEKLYVKGTLLGKGGYGSVYAGTRKSDGMPVAIKYVSKAEAEEELDIPGLGGALPVEVALMKQVNMEPQCPNIMQMLEWFDQPSRYIMVLECPEPCQDLSAFCQDRGGTISEDLARKVVVQLLRALNHCKECGVLHRDVKPENLLIQTDSHHIKLFDFGCGDLLKNTAYKDFAGTLEYSPPEWFLQKQYLAGPATVWTVGITLYNMICGFVPFSTIREIIKGRVRFTKGQSPECRHLIRWCLSPKAADRPTLEQIELHPWLL